One window from the genome of Streptococcus salivarius encodes:
- the leuD gene encoding 3-isopropylmalate dehydratase small subunit, translating to MEKFTVYTGKSVPLMNDNIDTDQLIPKQFLKAVDKKGFGKNLMFEWRYLNDDYDENPDFVFNKPEYRDATILVTGDNFGSGSSREHAAWALEDYGFRCVIAGSFSDIHYNNELKNGMLPIVQPLEVRQKLAALPAGEEITIDLPNQVIKSSAGEFPFDIDHEWKRKLVEGLDDIGITLQYEDLIAAYEKQRPSYWQ from the coding sequence ATGGAAAAATTTACCGTCTATACAGGGAAATCAGTACCTTTGATGAATGATAACATCGATACGGACCAACTCATTCCCAAACAATTCTTGAAAGCTGTTGATAAAAAAGGTTTCGGTAAGAATTTGATGTTTGAATGGCGTTACCTTAATGATGATTACGATGAAAATCCTGATTTCGTCTTCAATAAACCTGAGTATCGCGATGCGACCATTTTGGTTACTGGTGATAACTTTGGTTCGGGGTCATCTCGTGAACACGCTGCATGGGCATTGGAAGATTACGGTTTCCGTTGTGTTATTGCTGGATCATTTTCAGATATTCACTATAACAATGAATTGAAGAATGGTATGTTACCAATCGTTCAACCCTTGGAAGTACGTCAAAAATTGGCTGCTCTTCCTGCAGGTGAGGAAATTACGATTGACCTTCCAAACCAAGTGATTAAATCTTCAGCAGGAGAGTTTCCATTTGATATCGATCATGAGTGGAAACGTAAATTGGTTGAAGGGCTTGACGATATTGGAATCACTCTTCAATATGAAGATTTGATTGCTGCCTATGAAAAACAACGCCCATCATATTGGCAATAA